Below is a window of Candidatus Poribacteria bacterium DNA.
ACGAGATACCTGAGGCAAAGATAGGCGATGTGCCTTTCCCCGCCTTTCAATACCTTCCGGAGGAGACCAAGGAGAATGCCGAGAAAGAGGCCGTGAGATCAATGACCTCTAAGCTGGGGGAGCTGGGCGAGAGATACACGAAGCTTTGGACCGAGTTTGAGGAAAGGGGATCGCTTGAGGCGAAAGTCGTTCGTGCCGCCGATAAGCTGGAGCTGATGATACAGGTGTATGAATACGAGAAGATCGGATACAGAAACCTGGATAGGTTCTGGGTCAATCCGTGGAACAGACGGGATTTCGACGTCCATCCGATCGTGAATGAGCTTATGAAAGCCCTTGAGAGCAAACGCGGGGAGATCTTCAAACTCGAAAGGGAAAGGGGGAAAGATAGGGATGCGTGAGAAGGCTGAGGTGATGAACGGTGAGGAGATGAAACGAGCGCTTATGAGAATCGCCAACGAGATACTGGAGCGGAACAAAGGATGTGAGAAT
It encodes the following:
- a CDS encoding HD domain-containing protein; its protein translation is MKARDLIEFIEEIGRLKLIPRTGWRFHGIEAPESVADHSYRVALVSMVLGDMLQRRGVKLDMEKLLRMAILHEIPEAKIGDVPFPAFQYLPEETKENAEKEAVRSMTSKLGELGERYTKLWTEFEERGSLEAKVVRAADKLELMIQVYEYEKIGYRNLDRFWVNPWNRRDFDVHPIVNELMKALESKRGEIFKLERERGKDRDA